The following coding sequences lie in one Candidatus Nitrospira allomarina genomic window:
- the trpA gene encoding tryptophan synthase subunit alpha: MSNRIQGTFAQLHSKGKKAFIPYIMAGDPTLAMTESLVLALEQGGADLIELGVPFSDPIADGPVIQQAAERALHSGTTLKNILATVANLRKTTSIPLILMTYYNSLMAMGIQDFCANAVDAGVDGLIVPDLPPEESDLLYHATQAAGGPVCIFLLAPTSTAERRRAVIKRSHGFIYYVSLTGITGAKLTDLSVVRQSVQQLQRASRKPVAVGFGISSAEQAREVGQFADGVIIGSALVRYIHEHHSAQTFLTDIQGMAQQWKSGL; encoded by the coding sequence ATGAGCAATCGCATTCAAGGCACATTTGCACAACTCCACTCCAAGGGCAAAAAAGCCTTTATCCCATACATCATGGCTGGCGATCCGACCTTGGCAATGACCGAATCTCTTGTATTAGCGTTGGAACAGGGGGGTGCCGACCTGATCGAATTGGGTGTGCCATTTTCGGATCCTATCGCCGATGGTCCGGTGATTCAACAAGCAGCAGAAAGGGCCCTGCACTCAGGGACAACGCTTAAAAATATCCTTGCCACTGTCGCCAACCTGAGAAAAACAACGTCTATTCCCCTTATTTTGATGACCTATTACAACAGCCTCATGGCCATGGGGATCCAAGATTTTTGTGCCAATGCCGTTGACGCGGGCGTCGATGGACTCATCGTGCCGGATTTGCCTCCGGAAGAATCCGACCTTCTTTATCACGCCACTCAAGCGGCGGGAGGACCGGTGTGTATTTTCCTGCTTGCTCCCACCAGCACGGCGGAACGACGACGTGCTGTGATCAAGCGATCACATGGCTTTATTTATTATGTCTCTCTTACCGGTATTACCGGTGCCAAGCTGACCGATCTCAGTGTGGTGCGCCAAAGCGTCCAACAGCTTCAACGAGCCTCACGAAAACCTGTGGCAGTGGGATTTGGAATTTCTTCCGCCGAGCAAGCCAGAGAAGTTGGACAATTTGCGGATGGAGTTATTATTGGAAGCGCCCTGGTTCGATACATTCATGAACACCATTCCGCCCAGACTTTTCTCACCGATATCCAGGGCATGGCACAACAATGGAAATCGGGCCTCTAG
- the trpB gene encoding tryptophan synthase subunit beta, protein MAIIPDKHGRFGQFGGKYAPEILMPAIHELEQAYRAAKKSRPFQQEFLNCLKQFVGRPTSLFFAERLTKTLGGAKIYLKREDLCHTGAHKINNTVGQALLTRRMKKKRVIAETGAGQHGVAVATVAAMFGLEAEIYMGTEDMERQALNVFRMRLLGSKVTGVNSGSRTLKDAISEAMRDWTTNVSTTHYLLGSVLGPHPYPMMVRDFQSVIGRETRKQILALEGRLPHCLVACVGGGSNSIGLFYPFVNDTQVKMVGVEAGGYGIDSGKHAARFAGGIPGVLHGTMTYLLQNEDGQVNPTHSVSAGLDYPAVGPEHSYYHDTGRIRYTFATDAEALAAFDLLAKEEGIIPALESAHAIAEVVKLAPTMKKSQILIMNLSGRGDKDVQQLAKMRGIPL, encoded by the coding sequence ATGGCAATCATACCTGATAAACACGGGCGCTTCGGACAGTTTGGAGGCAAGTATGCTCCGGAAATCCTGATGCCTGCCATCCATGAATTGGAACAGGCGTATCGTGCCGCAAAAAAAAGCCGGCCCTTCCAACAAGAATTTCTGAATTGTTTGAAACAATTTGTCGGTCGCCCGACTTCCCTATTCTTCGCCGAACGTCTCACCAAAACACTTGGTGGAGCCAAGATTTACCTCAAAAGAGAAGACCTCTGTCATACCGGTGCGCACAAGATCAACAATACCGTCGGGCAAGCCTTGCTTACCAGACGAATGAAAAAGAAACGCGTCATTGCCGAAACCGGAGCCGGACAACATGGGGTAGCGGTGGCTACGGTAGCGGCCATGTTCGGTCTAGAGGCCGAAATTTATATGGGCACCGAGGATATGGAACGACAGGCATTGAATGTCTTCCGAATGCGGTTACTTGGATCAAAAGTGACGGGGGTGAATTCCGGAAGCCGCACACTCAAGGATGCCATCAGTGAAGCGATGCGTGACTGGACCACCAATGTCAGCACGACTCACTATTTGCTTGGATCGGTCCTGGGCCCCCATCCCTACCCCATGATGGTTCGGGATTTTCAATCCGTGATTGGTCGAGAAACCCGAAAGCAAATCCTTGCACTGGAAGGTCGTTTGCCTCACTGTCTTGTTGCCTGTGTCGGCGGTGGCAGCAATAGCATTGGATTATTTTATCCGTTTGTCAATGATACACAAGTCAAGATGGTCGGCGTGGAAGCCGGCGGGTACGGGATAGATAGCGGGAAACATGCCGCGCGCTTTGCAGGAGGAATACCCGGCGTTTTACATGGCACGATGACCTATCTTCTCCAAAACGAGGACGGTCAAGTCAATCCCACACATTCAGTGTCTGCCGGATTGGACTATCCGGCAGTCGGTCCTGAACACAGTTACTATCATGATACCGGACGAATCCGGTACACCTTCGCAACGGATGCTGAAGCCTTAGCCGCGTTCGACTTGCTCGCCAAGGAAGAAGGCATCATTCCCGCACTAGAAAGTGCCCATGCCATTGCAGAAGTCGTCAAGCTGGCGCCCACGATGAAAAAGTCACAGATCTTAATCATGAATCTCTCCGGGCGCGGAGATAAAGATGTTCAACAATTAGCCAAAATGCGCGGGATTCCTCTCTAG